One window of Oceanotoga teriensis genomic DNA carries:
- the fliQ gene encoding flagellar biosynthesis protein FliQ, with amino-acid sequence MTEEVMIEVFVNGINVFLTTITPILLISIAVGLIISIFQAVTQIQEQTLTFAPKIIITFLALAFLFGWMIQEIADYTNIILTTYMGMI; translated from the coding sequence ATGACAGAAGAAGTCATGATAGAAGTTTTTGTTAATGGTATAAATGTTTTTTTGACTACTATAACTCCTATATTATTGATAAGTATAGCTGTTGGTTTAATAATTAGTATATTTCAAGCGGTAACTCAAATTCAAGAACAAACACTTACATTTGCTCCAAAAATAATAATAACTTTTTTAGCATTAGCTTTTTTATTTGGTTGGATGATACAAGAAATAGCAGATTATACAAATATAATATTAACAACTTATATGGGAATGATTTAA
- the fliP gene encoding flagellar type III secretion system pore protein FliP (The bacterial flagellar biogenesis protein FliP forms a type III secretion system (T3SS)-type pore required for flagellar assembly.) → MKSILNKKIFIILFIIFINILSFSENIGLPDISIDIQQTQPNTLNPVLEIVLIITVISIAPGLLMLLTSFTRLVVTMGFLRQALGTRQAPPNQVLVALALFLTIMIMYPTFDRVYNEAIIPYNNQEIGYEEVIEKAYNPFKDFMLREIIDHKNQDNIILLANSTNTQIQNIEDTPFQILIPAFALSELEISFKMGLLLYIPFILVDMVVASILLSMGMIMIPPVLISLPFKIMLFIIVNGWDLVIGSLVRSFGGG, encoded by the coding sequence ATGAAATCTATTTTAAACAAAAAAATTTTTATTATATTGTTTATTATTTTTATTAATATTTTGAGTTTTTCAGAAAATATAGGTTTACCAGATATAAGTATCGATATACAACAAACACAACCTAATACTTTAAATCCAGTTTTAGAAATAGTATTAATAATAACAGTAATTTCGATTGCTCCTGGTTTATTGATGCTATTAACTTCGTTTACCAGATTGGTAGTTACTATGGGTTTCTTAAGGCAAGCATTAGGAACAAGACAAGCACCACCAAATCAAGTTCTTGTTGCATTGGCACTCTTTTTAACTATAATGATAATGTATCCAACCTTTGATAGGGTTTATAATGAAGCTATTATACCTTATAATAATCAAGAAATTGGATATGAAGAAGTTATTGAAAAAGCTTATAATCCTTTTAAAGATTTTATGCTTAGAGAAATAATAGATCATAAAAATCAAGATAATATAATACTTCTTGCTAATTCTACAAATACACAAATACAAAATATTGAAGACACCCCTTTTCAAATATTAATACCTGCATTTGCTTTAAGTGAATTAGAAATATCATTTAAAATGGGTTTGTTATTATATATTCCATTTATTCTGGTAGATATGGTTGTAGCAAGTATATTATTATCTATGGGAATGATAATGATTCCTCCTGTACTGATTTCTCTACCTTTTAAAATAATGCTATTTATTATAGTAAATGGTTGGGATTTAGTAATAGGAAGTTTAGTAAGAAGTTTCGGAGGGGGCTGA
- a CDS encoding response regulator: MGKKILITDDAAFMRMILKDIVTKAGYEVVGEAANGQEAVDKYKELQPDFVTMDITMPVMDGIQAIKEIKAGDSEAKIIVCSAMGQQAMVIEAIQAGAKDFIVKPFQSNRVIEAIQKLEQG, translated from the coding sequence ATGGGCAAAAAAATATTGATAACTGATGATGCCGCTTTTATGAGAATGATATTAAAAGATATAGTTACAAAAGCCGGTTATGAAGTAGTTGGAGAAGCTGCTAACGGTCAAGAAGCTGTAGACAAATATAAGGAACTTCAACCAGATTTTGTAACTATGGATATAACTATGCCGGTAATGGATGGTATTCAAGCCATAAAAGAAATAAAAGCTGGAGATAGTGAGGCTAAAATAATTGTATGTTCGGCTATGGGACAACAGGCAATGGTAATTGAAGCTATACAGGCTGGTGCAAAAGACTTTATAGTTAAACCTTTCCAATCAAATAGAGTAATTGAGGCTATACAAAAATTGGAGCAAGGTTGA
- a CDS encoding chemotaxis protein CheW has translation MRDVLSFQIYNQEFALEVDNIESVVDMQEITPVPNSKKFINGVINLRGRIVPVIDLTAILNLSLPEDYKFENILILKIDEEEIGVFVDEVKNVLNIDPEKLENFQSNNEIYAGKVKGIIKVNNRLIVYLDIKEVLNFNKNN, from the coding sequence ATGAGAGATGTCTTATCATTTCAAATATATAATCAAGAATTTGCTTTAGAAGTTGATAACATTGAAAGTGTTGTAGATATGCAAGAAATAACTCCTGTACCTAACTCTAAAAAATTCATCAATGGTGTTATTAATTTAAGGGGTAGAATAGTTCCAGTAATAGACTTAACAGCAATTTTAAATTTGAGTCTTCCAGAAGATTATAAATTCGAAAATATATTAATTTTAAAGATTGATGAAGAAGAAATAGGGGTTTTTGTAGATGAAGTTAAAAATGTATTGAATATTGATCCAGAAAAATTGGAAAATTTTCAATCAAACAATGAAATTTATGCAGGAAAAGTTAAGGGGATTATAAAGGTTAATAATCGTCTTATAGTATACCTTGATATAAAAGAAGTCTTAAATTTTAATAAAAATAATTAA
- a CDS encoding chemotaxis protein CheA, with protein sequence MGEMDVYLSVFLEEARENVQNLNDALLNLENDNENKDLINEIFRIMHTLKGMAGTLGFDELAKLCHTMENTLDKVRNNIINADETLIDLLFKGLDTLDESLNDISEGGNGHTTNVESLTKKFNELLSGGKKESDEKPIKLEKKEITKSVKTVENKNEVDLEDISNNIKINFEIDDITKSTLSKIKEKADEEELNFYFVKIILKSDIQLKLARAYMIYHKFEEYKSEIVYSNPSTEDIEEEKFDNELLFGIVTKADKRKIVEAIKSVSEIENVYIDVFNKDLIENKTEEIESESEIKKEKEDKNNNTKKKIKTSQSIRVDIKKLDELMNLMAELVISRSRIVETLRKYNIKEVDESLSQLSRITLDLQEIVMKVRMVPVSFVFNRFPRLVRDIAKDLGKDINLIIEGEETELDRTVIDEIGDPLVHLIRNSLDHGIESPEVRISRGKPKIGTIKLSARHEGNEVVIEISDDGKGLDRDKILKKAVNNGVVDSVKAQSMADDEIYNLIFLPGLSTKEKATELSGRGVGMDVVKSAVESLKGNVSVDSEPGKGTVVTIRLPLTLAIIEALLITVNEHVYAIPIANIDTTQKLSDGEIKEVQDREVFLLRGEVIPIVRLREMFEIEEKKNTQENIVIIKIGNKKYGIIVDKLLGQDDIVIKSLGSLLNDVKEFSGGAILGDGSIALILDVGSLI encoded by the coding sequence ATGGGAGAAATGGATGTATACTTGAGTGTTTTCCTTGAAGAAGCAAGAGAAAATGTACAAAATTTAAATGACGCACTTCTCAATTTAGAAAACGACAATGAAAACAAAGACTTAATAAATGAAATTTTTAGAATTATGCATACACTTAAAGGAATGGCAGGTACATTAGGTTTTGATGAACTTGCTAAGCTTTGTCATACTATGGAAAATACATTGGATAAAGTTAGAAATAATATAATAAATGCAGATGAAACACTCATAGATTTATTGTTTAAAGGATTAGATACACTTGATGAATCTTTGAATGATATATCTGAAGGTGGTAATGGACATACTACAAATGTTGAAAGTTTAACAAAAAAATTCAATGAATTGCTTTCTGGCGGAAAAAAAGAAAGCGATGAAAAACCTATTAAATTAGAGAAAAAAGAAATTACTAAATCTGTTAAAACTGTAGAAAATAAAAATGAAGTTGATTTGGAAGATATTTCAAATAATATTAAAATAAATTTTGAAATAGATGATATTACAAAATCAACACTTTCGAAAATAAAAGAAAAAGCTGATGAAGAGGAATTAAATTTCTATTTTGTCAAAATAATATTAAAAAGTGATATACAATTAAAACTTGCAAGGGCTTATATGATATATCATAAATTTGAAGAATATAAATCAGAAATAGTTTATTCAAATCCTTCTACAGAAGATATAGAAGAAGAAAAATTTGATAATGAACTTTTATTTGGTATTGTCACAAAAGCTGATAAAAGAAAAATTGTTGAAGCTATAAAAAGTGTATCAGAAATTGAAAATGTTTATATAGATGTTTTTAATAAAGATTTAATTGAGAATAAAACAGAAGAAATAGAATCTGAATCAGAGATAAAAAAAGAAAAAGAAGATAAAAACAATAATACAAAGAAAAAAATTAAAACATCACAATCTATAAGAGTAGATATTAAAAAACTTGATGAACTTATGAATTTGATGGCTGAATTAGTTATTTCAAGGAGTAGAATTGTTGAAACTTTGAGAAAATATAATATAAAAGAAGTTGATGAAAGTTTATCTCAATTATCAAGAATTACTTTAGATCTTCAAGAAATTGTAATGAAAGTTAGAATGGTTCCTGTATCATTTGTATTTAATAGATTTCCTAGATTAGTAAGAGATATAGCTAAAGATCTTGGAAAAGATATAAATCTTATTATCGAAGGAGAAGAAACAGAGCTTGATAGAACTGTTATAGATGAAATAGGAGATCCTTTGGTTCACTTAATTAGAAATTCTTTAGATCATGGAATAGAATCACCAGAAGTGAGGATTTCTAGAGGAAAACCGAAAATAGGAACTATAAAATTAAGTGCAAGACATGAAGGAAATGAAGTTGTTATAGAAATATCAGATGATGGTAAAGGTTTAGATAGAGATAAAATATTAAAAAAAGCTGTTAATAATGGAGTTGTAGATTCAGTAAAAGCTCAATCTATGGCTGATGATGAAATATATAATTTGATATTTTTGCCAGGTCTTTCTACTAAAGAAAAAGCAACAGAACTTTCTGGTAGAGGAGTTGGAATGGACGTTGTAAAATCTGCTGTTGAATCTTTAAAAGGTAATGTTTCTGTGGACTCTGAACCAGGAAAAGGTACTGTTGTAACAATAAGATTGCCTTTAACATTAGCTATAATAGAAGCATTATTAATAACTGTTAATGAACATGTTTATGCTATACCTATAGCAAATATTGATACAACTCAAAAATTGAGTGATGGGGAAATAAAAGAAGTACAAGATAGAGAAGTGTTCTTATTAAGAGGAGAAGTCATCCCAATAGTAAGATTAAGAGAAATGTTTGAAATTGAGGAAAAGAAAAATACACAAGAAAACATAGTTATAATAAAGATAGGTAATAAAAAATATGGTATAATAGTAGACAAATTATTAGGTCAAGATGATATAGTAATAAAATCTCTTGGATCCTTATTAAATGATGTTAAAGAGTTTTCTGGTGGAGCTATTCTTGGAGATGGTAGCATAGCATTGATATTAGATGTAGGTTCCTTAATTTAA
- a CDS encoding CinA family protein has protein sequence MKIINIVNKKQIDNIKFNQNQILYIDSIEILKEFFLHISSNYNEKMIPINKIYDKIDIENIMIPDKCKILDNFGYLNFKLDNFLIIYDKINCKQYKEYTIFGYCEDNILIEDFILKNEIVELIDLKFKNNQLNIKLKTNLNIQFIFDLYYKYHNIIFYENTMTQILINKLKQVNYTISTAESCTGGMISSQLVDYPGVSDIFLGSIISYSNKIKKQVLGVKKITLEKYGAVSSECVKEMVDGLYKIMHTDVCISVSGIAGPGGGTFLKPVGTVYFAFKIKKQIIVKNKLFSGNREEIREKSKNYAIYFLTQHLMSIEEG, from the coding sequence TTGAAAATAATAAATATTGTTAATAAAAAACAAATTGATAATATTAAATTTAATCAAAATCAAATACTATATATTGATTCAATAGAAATATTAAAAGAATTTTTTTTACATATATCATCTAATTATAACGAAAAAATGATACCAATAAATAAAATATATGATAAAATAGATATTGAAAATATAATGATTCCTGATAAATGTAAAATTTTAGACAATTTCGGATATTTAAATTTTAAATTAGATAATTTTTTAATTATATATGATAAAATAAATTGTAAACAATATAAAGAATATACTATTTTTGGATACTGTGAAGATAATATTTTAATTGAAGATTTTATATTGAAAAATGAAATTGTAGAATTAATAGATTTAAAATTCAAAAACAATCAACTAAATATAAAATTAAAAACAAATTTAAATATTCAATTTATTTTTGATTTATATTACAAGTACCATAATATAATTTTTTATGAGAATACTATGACTCAAATATTGATAAATAAATTAAAACAAGTAAATTATACTATATCTACTGCAGAATCATGTACTGGTGGAATGATATCTTCTCAATTAGTTGATTATCCAGGCGTATCAGATATTTTTTTAGGAAGTATTATAAGTTATTCTAATAAAATAAAAAAACAAGTACTTGGAGTAAAAAAGATTACTTTAGAAAAATATGGCGCTGTTAGCTCTGAATGTGTAAAAGAAATGGTTGATGGTTTATATAAAATAATGCATACAGATGTATGTATATCAGTTAGTGGAATAGCTGGTCCTGGTGGTGGAACATTTCTAAAACCAGTTGGAACTGTTTACTTTGCATTTAAAATAAAAAAACAAATTATTGTTAAAAATAAACTATTTTCAGGAAATAGAGAAGAAATTAGAGAAAAATCTAAAAACTATGCAATATATTTTTTGACCCAACATCTAATGTCCATTGAGGAGGGATAA
- a CDS encoding endonuclease III domain-containing protein: MRNFNKEAKIIIENYPYYHENTDPYVVLVSTVLSQRTKDENTDKATKQLFSVFKDVFEISKVNPESLYDLIKPAGMFKQKSERIVKLSKILVNKYNGNVPNDLEKLLELPGVGRKTANIVLYVSFGLNAMAVDTHVHRISNRLGWISTKKPEDSEFALMKIINKDLWGPLNGSMVAFGQKTCRPKKPLCSKCPLNFICPFLKLNKNPE, translated from the coding sequence ATGAGAAATTTTAATAAAGAAGCAAAGATAATAATAGAAAATTATCCTTATTATCACGAAAATACCGATCCTTATGTAGTTTTAGTATCTACAGTTCTATCTCAAAGAACTAAGGATGAAAATACTGATAAAGCAACTAAACAATTATTTTCAGTTTTTAAGGATGTCTTTGAAATATCAAAAGTAAATCCCGAAAGTTTATATGATTTAATAAAACCAGCTGGAATGTTTAAACAAAAATCTGAAAGAATTGTTAAATTATCTAAAATTCTTGTTAATAAGTATAATGGAAATGTCCCTAATGATCTAGAAAAATTATTAGAATTACCGGGTGTTGGAAGAAAAACAGCGAATATAGTTTTGTATGTAAGCTTTGGTTTAAATGCAATGGCTGTAGATACACATGTACATAGAATTTCTAATAGATTGGGTTGGATAAGTACAAAAAAGCCTGAAGATTCCGAATTTGCTCTGATGAAAATTATTAATAAAGATTTATGGGGACCATTAAATGGATCTATGGTTGCATTTGGTCAAAAAACTTGTAGACCTAAAAAACCCCTTTGTAGTAAATGTCCTTTGAATTTTATATGCCCTTTTTTAAAATTAAATAAAAATCCGGAATAA